One genomic window of Saccopteryx bilineata isolate mSacBil1 chromosome 4, mSacBil1_pri_phased_curated, whole genome shotgun sequence includes the following:
- the CHST12 gene encoding carbohydrate sulfotransferase 12, whose protein sequence is MTKTRLFRLWLALGSMFMILLIIVYWDNVGTAHFYLHTSFSRPHTPEPLPSAGQGAARASASDVDEFLEKLLSVTAAAAGVKPEDTLPGKKREPPPPRLPPAASSRPAPGSQEESVRGYDWSSPDAQQGPDPGGRQAERRGVLRDFCANASFVFPAKERSFDDIPNYELNHLIVDDRHGVIYCYVPKVACTNWKRVMIVLSESLLDRGAPYRDPLDIPREFVHNSSTHLTFNKFWRRYGKFSRHLMKVKLQKYTKFLFVRDPFVRLISAFRSKFELENEDFYRKFAVPMLRAYANLTSPPASVSEAFGAGLRVSFAHFVQYLLDPRTETLAPFNEHWRQVHRLCHPCQIEYDFVGKLETLDQDAAQLLRLLKVDRLLRFPPSYRNRTARSWEEDWFAKIPLAWRQQLYKLYEADFVLFGYPKPESLLRD, encoded by the coding sequence ATGACCAAGACACGGCTCTTCCGCCTGTGGCTGGCCCTGGGCTCCATGTTCATGATCCTCCTGATCATCGTGTACTGGGATAACGTGGGCACTGCCCACTTCTACCTGCACACCTCCTTCTCCAGGCCGCACACCCCGGAGCCCCTGCCCAGCGCCGGGCAGGGGGCCGCGAGGGCCTCCGCCTCGGACGTGGACGAGTTTCTGGAGAAACTGCTCAGCGTTACCGCCGCGGCCGCTGGCGTGAAGCCGGAGGATACCCTTCCCGGGAAGAAGAGGGAGCCGCCCCCACCGCGGCTGCCGCCGGCGGCCTCCAGCCGGCCCGCGCCGGGCAGCCAGGAGGAGAGCGTGAGGGGCTACGACTGGTCCAGCCCGGACGCCCAGCAGGGCCCCGACCCGGGCGGGCGGCAGGCGGAGCGCAGGGGCGTGCTGAGGGACTTCTGTGCCAACGCCAGCTTCGTGTTCCCCGCCAAGGAGCGGTCCTTCGACGACATCCCCAACTACGAGCTGAACCACCTGATCGTGGACGACCGCCACGGGGTCATCTACTGCTACGTGCCCAAGGTGGCCTGCACCAACTGGAAGCGGGTGATGATCGTCCTCAGCGAGAGCCTGCTGGACCGGGGCGCCCCCTACCGCGACCCACTGGACATCCCCCGCGAGTTCGTCCACAACTCCAGCACCCACCTGACCTTCAACAAGTTCTGGCGCCGCTACGGGAAGTTCTCCCGCCACCTGATGAAGGTCAAGCTGCAGAAGTACACCAAGTTCCTGTTCGTGCGCGACCCCTTCGTGCGCCTCATCTCCGCCTTCCGCAGCAAGTTCGAGCTGGAGAACGAGGACTTCTACCGCAAGTTCGCCGTCCCCATGCTGCGCGCCTATGCCAACCTCACCAGCCCGCCCGCCTCAGTCAGCGAGGCCTTCGGGGCCGGCCTGCGGGTCTCCTTCGCCCACTTCGTCCAGTACCTGCTGGACCCCCGCACCGAGACCCTGGCGCCCTTCAACGAGCACTGGCGCCAGGTGCACCGGCTCTGCCACCCGTGCCAGATCGAGTACGACTTCGTgggcaagctggagaccctggacCAGGACGCCGCGCAGCTGCTGCGGCTGCTCAAGGTGGACCGGCTGCTGCGCTTCCCCCCGAGCTACCGGAACCGGACCGCCCGCAGCTGGGAGGAGGACTGGTTCGCCAAGATCCCGCTGGCCTGGCGGCAGCAGCTCTACAAACTCTACGAGGCCGACTTCGTGCTCTTCGGCTACCCCAAGCCCGAGAGCCTGCTCAGGGACTGA